Genomic segment of Plasmodium vinckei vinckei genome assembly, chromosome: PVVCY_10:
tatatacaaacagATATTTAATTCCTGTACATATATGAGTGTGTAAATATACACTAATTTATATCTAATTAAAAGTCAATTAATTttccaaataaaatatgttgcAATATTTGTCGCTTCTGAATTATTTCAGCTTGATACATTTTAAGTAACCCCgagcatattttttccctaaattaaaaagtgtCGATAAAAAGtgttgataaaaaatgtagataaaaaaatatgacgaaaaaaatagtggCATATTCACTTCCCATCGTATTATGACTTATTCAAACATTCTAAATGCTTACCATGTCTTTACTCCTGATATGTCATACAGCATTTGAGATGATTCATGAAAAGGAGCATGCTTCAActgaaaagaaaaaaaagaacatGCACACCATGaagtatttaaaatatgtatatataaattcctttttaataaaattttctgATATTGCAACTTATTTAAGTACCattagtatatattttagtgCATCAAAGTACAAATATTTTGGTGCCCATAATTCAActaattcttttttctcGACCTATCACCAGTTTTAAAACAAGAATGTAAAATCATGTTACTACATCCTAAAACGCACGCATGCATATGCATACTGAATTATTcataaaagataaattatttaaaaagacTTACATCATTTGTTTggatttctttattatatgaaagtTGAGCAGcaccaaataaaaaaacgagGAATTGAAAATCATCTAACCCCCATGCTCCTCTACTTCCAGCTGGTTCGACTGTATATATTACTTGGATTCTTCGCACACATTCTAAGTATCTAAAAAGTAggtattaaaaaagtatgAGCATATGCACcgatatgtatatatattatgtacatattACTATGCACTATccatttttctcttttcaAATTACTGTCGATATAAGACAAGCACTAAGTGTCTATGGTCGGGGGTAGAAAAAAAGGTTAATTTGTTTAGgcaaaaaagaaaaagtaaaaaatttaattcatGTCCAGTTCCATAATCaatcctttttttatttccaattgaattttttaaataaaatgataattgatatatatgttcagaaatatttgaaattCCTGActcatttaaaatatttggtAATTGTTGATCAACttctttataatattcatcACAAAAAATTGGAAAAGCTTTATTTCCAAATCGAGTAGGATGTTTTATGGGTGGACATTTatctatacatatattcattattttaattagctgtaatatattatatacattttttgataataataatatattatctgAATTTGTATtgtttgaattattttcttcttttaaaataaattgatCTAAAGGTTTCATCTCAACACCAATAACAGATTTGTTTAAATCGGATATGAAATTAATTATGTCTTGATATATTTGGCTGttcataaatttttgtACCCCTtcatcatttattattttgaaactCAAATTAGGATCCtccattttctttattttatttaaatctaTAAATGTGTATACGTAACATAAATTTAACTATCAGTCACAAACAAATTGAGGTATAATAGCTAAGTATGACCGTctttttttgcatattatttatatatgcacagTCCTTTAACTacctattttttttatcacgGTTGAGTTTTTTCCTATCTTTATAGAAAACTAAAATTGTATACACATTTAggtttaattatttttgattattttagGATGTActtatttttctcttttataTTACACTAACTTATAGTGTAGGTAAATATtaccataaaaaaattatgattgaaaaatgtacaaaaaaaaatgttactttatatttggaaataaagaaaaggaTGGTTACTAGGGATGCCAAAATGGATATAGGCTAGTACGTATGGAActacaattttattaaaatgaaaaaaaaataaattatttaaaaaaaaacatgtaTAGCATCATATATAAGCTGAAGTTTTTTTCAATGTATTTAAacttatatacaaattatttacaatcattttgtttcatttttgtaCTTAAATAGATATTCATACATGAAATCATGTACATGTAATAATAGTAGTAATGCAGTTTGTGCATTATTGTATAAATCGactgatattttttttttgcttaaCTAATATATGCTACCTTTTCAGGagagtataaaaaaatcggaaaatagatatattcagaaaaataaaaagacattttttatcatctttttttttttaatactatttaaaaggaaaataaatcatgaaaacaaagaaattattatattttttccactTCGATATATAGGGTTATCCACTTTCTTAttacaatttatttaaaacacaattttatgaattttatttcgttagctattaacatttttttgcttaattacattctttttttgaaacCATATGGGATATACATACAAATAACTAAAATCACACATACTCCTTATATAATAAGGGAAATTATCACATAatgtgaaataaaaaattgataaacTATTACgtaaatatacacataagtatgtaattcatataagcttcaaatatattttttttaaatatatgcatatatttttttttggtatTACAAAGccataaaattatgatgCCTTTTTCTCAATCACAGAATTAGTTTATaggtgtaaaaaaatatgaatattaaaatttgtattttcaaataaatacataatgGCTCTTTTAAATAGATCTCCTTAGATATAGccttattctttttttacattccatgtacataatatttatgtaatataaaggaaagaaaaaaaaaaacacacaaattttatgaacAGTTCAGCACAAAATTGGCTTATTGTTTTCCAAAATAGCTAGACAATTAAACAaagagaaatatatttccaaaaaataaaacgaATATCTCTATATATTCCCCTTCactataatttatatgataaaaattattatgaatggatgattttataaatgatgaaataaattcaaCTGATGAAAATGAGCCTGTTTTACTTGAAGTTAACGATTTAATAAAAGCAAAATGGAGGAAGGACAAAAGtaacaaaaatacatatttgaATTCTTCGAGTGTGTATTATTACAGACCCCAATTGACAGTACATAATCCTGTTGATGATTTAGGTGACTACAATGATGGTGAAAGAGATGATGAGTGCTTACTTTCCCATGATAAaatttcaaataatataaataaagagcgttataataaaaaatcgttcataaattatttcaaattaatgtttttacgatcaaaattaacaaattattatgaacaaggaattaataaaatgaaaaatctttttactaatgaaaaaaaaaaagaaaatgatttttttgGTTACACAGATAATTTTCCATCGGaatatttgaatatattagCAACCcgtttatattattcaaaaattacgaaatatttatatttttttgttattatattaaatatttatatcctTATAACTACTATTTTTACTCAAATGATGAGTAAATTTGTTGTGATTTCAGAAATTTTTGTGATAATCATGTTATTAATAGAAGTCTTATTGCGACTAACAACACaggtattattttttttctaagtagaaaaatattccagatatttataaaataccCTATTATGTCctattcaaatatatatctatgTGTGTGTGTTTACTTATGAATTTACcaaaatttgaatataaattattttttcctgaCCATGCAAgaaaaattgataaaaaaaaccttacatgtgcatattttttttttcacaacACAGGGAAGACGCTATTTTTACCATTTTGATGGTTTGTTTGATGTATTAATAACAATTATGTGTTTCCTTTTATTGATAAGTAGTGGAGATTTAAAAGTATTTTATGCAGACAATACTgctaaaacaaaaaaaaatgagatTGAAGAAATTATTTCTCAAAGTTTAACAATTTTACGGTTTTCACTTCAATTCTTTCGAACTATAACCCTTTTTATGCATTGCAAAAGGACTGAGGTATGGCTcgttttatatgtatacatacGGATGTTATATggatagtatatatatctttacttttatttttcctcATTCCTTCACATTTTCAGGAGCCCgttgaaaaaatagattTTTCATTACTAAATTTGCCCAATGATGATGCATAAATTTGTATAGAAAAAGTGATAGATTAAATTGCGAATaggaaattaaaaagtgtCATGAAGTCATATTTCATGGAAGTGagttgttattatttaaaaaaaaaaaagacaaaaaataaaataaagaaaaacaaaagtgGGTTATTAACAAACtgaaacaaatttaaaaaatcaaaatgttTGAACAATTTTTCACATGCAcaaacataattttatatcttatttatattttttaagtaacCTTTTAAAgcttccttttttttaattcccTAAACGATAACACATCGTTCATATTTGTTGAATGCAAAAATGCATCTTGttcaaaattttgtttatcaTCATATGCAAATGATtctattaaattaaattttttttttttttcgtatcCAACTTCAACTAACTTATCATCAAATTTATTGATTTCTGTATTCtttataaaagatatattattctGTTTTTTTGGGTCGagattattaaaattagtattttttctattatcGGTGCTATTTtcacaatatatatttttatttccggAATCGAAACGAATTTGGTTATTATTGGGTGGGCTTTcattatatgtaaaattggaaaaattaaatttatctttatttatgttgtttatttttgtatgcttatcattattatcaaattGATGAACCTGatttataaatgtaaaatCATCAGATACAAATTCGTTTAACTTTTGTTTAAATGCGTCATCGTGTTTATGttgtaaattatttgttcCATTGTTtgttatcatatttttatcaaaattaaattcATCATATCCTCTATCAGTATTAgtcaatttatttatgtccCTATGGTATGTTTGTTTATTTCCTTCAAACTTATTGTTAGAAACATGAGTGTACATATCggattttccatttttttctaacgTTTTATCACAATCCGTATCATTAGCTCTATACATGGATACCGGTTTTGGCTCTTCTTCTCGATACTTGAATTGGTCTAAAGCATTATAATTGAGGGTATTCATACGGGTTCGACTATTTGTAGGTTCATTTATAGATGCAGTTGTTCGAATGGTAGAAGTGGTAAACTTGTTAAATTCGGAACTTCTATGATCGTATgtctcattttttttaatattatcataagTAAATGATTCTATAAAATTAGCAACAGATGTCAAGTTAGGCCTCCTTGTTGATCCGAATTCAGATGCATTACCATGATCATTTATCAGATTTATGTTTGTTTCTAAATCAtgtaataaacaaaatccTCTAATTCCAGATGCcaatttttctaaaaagATATTTGAACATAAAGgtgaaatattataaacatGTTTTCGAATTAGATGTACTTGTGTTATTCTTTTGTTACATATATCTTTTAATGGTTGATCAGAAATTAATTGAAAAGGTGGAATATTTTGATTCCTTGCTTCTAACATACGGGTTCTTAATAAGATATTCATCAATGATTCTTTAATTTGTTCATctgttaattttatttctttatattcaCTTTCTCTAACAAAATCatgtttattaatattaaaatattcgtacttattta
This window contains:
- a CDS encoding serine/threonine protein phosphatase 2A activator, putative codes for the protein MEDPNLSFKIINDEGVQKFMNSQIYQDIINFISDLNKSVIGVEMKPLDQFILKEENNSNNTNSDNILLLSKNVYNILQLIKIMNICIDKCPPIKHPTRFGNKAFPIFCDEYYKEVDQQLPNILNESGISNISEHIYQLSFYLKNSIGNKKRIDYGTGHELNFLLFLFCLNKLTFFSTPDHRHLVLVLYRQYLECVRRIQVIYTVEPAGSRGAWGLDDFQFLVFLFGAAQLSYNKEIQTNDVEKKELVELWAPKYLYFDALKYILMLKHAPFHESSQMLYDISGVKTWEKICSGLLKMYQAEIIQKRQILQHILFGKLIDF